The window TTAATAATTGCTAAAGCATTTCAAGACTTTAGATATAATGGAATTGAAATACCTGTACAAAAAGAAGAACTTTTTAAATATGTCTTGAAACATAAATATATTGAGGAATATTCTATTGTATATAAAAGCGACCTTAAAAAAGGTGCTTGGAGACCAATCATTTTTTATCCAAACAGCAAAACAATAGAATTTGAAATATATCCAACGAGTGAATATCACAAAAACAAAATAATTGGAGATGATCTTGGAGAGCGAAAAATAAAATATCAATTACAATTCGGTCAAAAGTTTTCAAACATAGGTAATGAAATTTATGGAAGGATATTTCAATTAAAAAAAGGTACCGATTCTTATAATGAAGCAAAATCAAGATTAGATTCATTAAATAGAGAAGCAATATTATTTCAGCATAATTACTTTCTGAACGATGAGAGTATTCTTGGATTAAACGAATATGTTTACTTATTAAAAAACGCCAATCAAATGATGATTTCGCCAGAGATTCTGAAAGAATATCAAGGCTTCTATCTAAAAAAAGAATACGACCATCCTCTTATTGAAAGAGCAATTAATTTATATGCAAATCTATCTGATGAAATTGAAGTTGGGAAATTATTTGTTGATGTCACGCTAATAGATCAAGAAAGTAATTCTACAAAGCTGTCGGAATTACTTAAAGAAGATAAATTCATCATCCTCGACTTGTGGTCACCTTGGTGTGGTCCTTGCATAAGGAAAAGTAAATTATTAAAGCAGAACTATTCGATAATAAAAAGAAATGCCAAAATAATTGGAGTCATTGGAGGAATTAACGAAATTGAAAAAGCAGAAAATGCAATAAATCGTTTAGATTATCCTTGGAAAAACTTTATCGAAGTATCTGATAAAAATCAAATTTGGGAAAAATATGGAATAGCAAATTCTGGTGGAGCTCAATTTCTGATAAATAATGAAGGGAAAATTTTGGCAATAAATCCTAAATTGGAACAACTATTAAAAATAATAAATGAAAAATAATATAAGCACCACACCGAATAAGATTCATTGCTAGTTCGAGCCTAGATACTAAAGTCCTCGTGGACTGTCTAACTGTGATTTATTTGTTTATTTTGTTACATAAACATGCAACGAAATTATAGACTAAACCTTTGTCACGGATATAAATAAAAAACAACCATATTCAGCAAGGGATATCCTGAACCAATTTGACCCATGTGCGAAAAACTATACTTTCCCTATGCTCGATAAGGGATATTTTTATCCTGTTCATTCCAAATGAAATGCCTATCAAGATGAAAAGCGCTGATCTGTAATAAATGCATTAGATATAGCCCGCGAGGTACCGGACACAATGCAATTAGTAACTGTTAAGACCTTTTTGTAAATGGTACTGATACGAAGCCTTAAAAAACATAGAAAATCGCATCCAAAAAAATTCAGTAATTATTAATTATCAAAAGCCAATTTCAATTATGTGACCTATGCAAACGTTTATACACTACTTTTTACATTTAGGGTTTCCGTTTTTTATCGCTTTTGTGTTTTTTAAAAAGGATTGGAAAAATGTCTATCTCATACTGCTTGCTACCATGTTAGTAGATTTAGACCATGTAGTTGCTGACCCTATTTTTGAAGCAAATAGGTGCAGTATCAATTTTCATCCATTACATACCTATTATGCGATGATATTCTATGTGGGATTGCTCTTTTTCCGCAAACCTTTTAAAATAATTGGTATTGGACTCTTATTTCACATGTTGACAGATTTTATAGATTGTATGATGATGTATGCTAACTGCAAAGAATGTTTAAAAGACTCATCAGCTATAGAACTTTTGAAGACAGTATCAAATCTATTAGGAATTTGAAACAACAGCGTTTAGAAAAAAAAGAGTTTGGTTATTTGACTTTTTAAATTTTAAAAGTGGAAACTCATTTTATTAAATTGGTCTTGAACAATTAAAGTAAATTTCCTACTCTTCTCTTTATTTACTAAATTAGATGCTACATCTCGTGAACTTAAAAAGTGTGAAAGGCTGTGTTAACTTCTTGTAGGTAACAGAGCACAAATAATCTAAATATGAAAAAATTACTTTTAGGAATAATTGTTTTACTACTAATTTCCTGCAATGAAAATCCAGCTCATGAGTTTTCGCTAAACGGTAAAACGAAAGGGCTTAAAAATGGAACAGTTCTTTATTTAGATGTGGAAAACAAAACAATCGACTCTACACAAATTGAGAATAATACTTTTAAATTCAATACGGTAATTTCAGAATCACCATTACAAGTAGTATTGAGAACAAAAGACTTTTCTCAATATAGGTTTTTATGGATAGAAAATAAACCAATGACTTTTGACGCCTTAAATACTGACTTCAAATATGCAGTAGTAACTGGTTCTAAAGAAGAAGAATTGGTTCAAAAGCTACGAGATGAAACTAAAGAGCTTACCAGACCAGAGAGATTAAATAAGAATATTCAATTTATTGAAGATAATCCTAACAGCATTCATAGTGCTTACATCCTATCTGTTTATGCTACTACTTGGGGTAAAGAAAAAACTAAAGAATTGTTTGATCATTTCTCCCCTGAAAACAAGTCAACAGAATACGGTGAAGGAATCGCAACATTCATCGAGCTTAATAAGAATCCAGATATCGGTGAAAAATATGTGGATTTTGAAATGAATGATATTACTGGAAAAAGCAGGCGATTATCAGAATTTGAGGGGAAATTAGTCTTGTTAGAATTTTGGTCTTCCAGTTGCGGTCCTTGTCGCAAAGAAAATCCTAATCTGGTTCAAACCTATGAGGAATATCAGGACAAGGGCTTTGAAGTTTTTGCTGTATCTGAAGATACGGACAAAACGAGATGGCAAAAAGCAATTGAAGAAGATAAACTGCCTTGGACTCAAGTAAGCGATCTAAATCGTAAAAACAAAGCCTCAATGATTTATGGAATCAATGCAATACCTGACAACTTCCTGATTGATAAAAATGGTGTCATCATTGACAGAAATCTGAGAGGAGAAGAGTTGAATAAGAAATTAAAGGAGCTATTGAATTAATTCTTGTTGCGATTACATAAGTAGTAACAATTCTAATTTCTTAATGACAAACAAAAGCTACCGAAGTACGCAGAACTCCAAAATTTAAAGAGCAACATGATTAAAAATAAAAAAGCCAAATGGATCGTTCGTATTCTGTTACTTTTAGGAACTGCTGTCTCGCTATATTTTGTACCGTGGTTATTAGTTAAGGCGTGGATTCTTCCATTACCAGATACGGTTCAAGGACAGTTAGATGAAGCTATAGGTCATGGTTTTGATGGAATGATCGTTTATGTAGATCAAGAAGGTAAAGAACCGGTCTCTTATGCAGCAGGTTGGAAAAATAAGGAAAAACAAATTCCAGCAAATCCTCATTCCTTATTCAAAATTGCTAGCATTAGTAAACTCTACGATGCTGTTGCCGTTACAAAATTAGTAGGTGATGGACGTCTTTCTCTGGATAAAACCATAGCAGATTATTTACCAGAATTAAAAGGTAGAATTGAAAACGCAAATCAAATTACTTTAAGATTGTTGATCCAGCACAAAAGTGGCATCCCTAATTTTACAGATGCACCACGTTTTTGGGAAGCGCCTACAGGATCCTATGAAGAAAGTCTTGCATTGATACTAGATCAACCAGCTAATTTTGCTCCTGGCGAAGATTATGAGTATTGTAATACGAATTATTTACTACTCAATAAAATCATGGATAATGAATTGGGTTACGAGAACTTTCAGTTTATTGAAGAAGAAATATTGTCGCCTCTACAACTCAACAACACGTTCAGTTCGGTTGCTGCGGTAAATGTAGATGATGTAATGAGCGGTTACCACGTAGGTTATCCGCATGACTTAAAAGCAAACGATTACGGCATGCACGCAACAGCTGAAGATGTAGGTACTTTTCTAAGAGCACTAAATGAAGGAACCATCTTTGAAAATGATGAACGCAACATATATCCTTATGAATATGAGCATTCTGGTTGGGTTCCTGGATATCAAAGTTTTGCAAATTATGATGAAGAGCTTGATGCTGTTATCGTACAGTTTTACAGCACGACAGATCCAGACCTCTACAACTGGAACCTATCTGAGATCATAAATAACCGAATAGCTAAGATTTTAAAGGAACAATAAAATGAAATTAATAGTAACAGCGCTTTTGGTATTATTTACACTAACTACACATTCTCAAACTTCCGACAGCAAGACTTCTGACGATAATCAATCAGTTATGAAAATGACTAAAGAAGTCTTATATAGAGCAGAAAATGGAGCTCTTAAAAGTCGAGAAGACTTGTTTAACTCAAAGATTAGTTCCTATACAATCTACGATAAGAACGAGAGACCAATAGAGTTTGGTCAATATGAAATAGACGGTTCTCTTTATGAAAAAACTACCTACGAAAGAGATGAAAATGGAAACGCAAAAAAAGCAATAATAGAAAACGCTTCAGGTGATTTGACAAGTTACCGGATCTATAAATATGATTCTGAATCTAATATGATTGAAGTAAGAACTTTTGATACCGAAAACAACCTGAGTAATGTTCAATCAAACACGTAGGATGAAAACGGAAATAATATTGAGATGCTAGTTAAGAGACCGTCAAGTGAAAATGGCTGGAAATACGTTTGCAAATATAATTTTGAAAATAAAAAAATTGAACAATTCAGATATAAACCAGATGGTAGCCTTAAAGATAGAAGAACTTATTCCTACGATAAAGACGGAAATGAAAATGTGCAATACAAGTTTAATCCAGATGGTAGTTATATTAAGTTTGAGTCTGAATATGATTCTAAGAATAATCTTTTAGTTCAAAATTGGTTTGATGAAGAAGGCAAGCAAACACACCAAACCTCTTTTGAATATATCTACGATAAAAATGATAACTGGACTACTAAAAAAAGAAGTTCTAACGGAGAGTTAAGTATGGTGTGGGAAAGACTTATCACATACCACAATTAAAAGTTACCCAATCCATCTAGAGAAAATATTCTCAAGTGCTTACAAGGATTTAAAGTAAACGTAAAATTGAAGTATCAAATTAAAATTTAGTTTCTTAACTGATATTGCAACATATAAATAAATTTAAACAAATGAAAAAATTCGGAATCGTAGTATTATTCATCTCAGTCAGCTTATGGAGTTGCAATACCAACAAATCAAAAATAGACGTTGAATATTCTGATAAAACTACGACCAAAGCAGTAAACGATTCACAATCCTACCAGCATAAGGCTATTGAGGCAAACTTACCTACGATTGGTCTTTTGATGTACGATGGAGTATTACAAAGTGAAGTGATTGCAGCATCAGACGTGTTTGCCAAAGCTTCTGAAGATGGTGAGCATTTATTTAATGTGATTACCATCGCTGAGAATATGGAACCTGTAATTACAGAGGAAGGAATGCGATTTTTACCTGATTATACATTTGAAAACTGTCCCCACTTGACTGCGCTATTTGTACCAAGCGCATACGATATGTATGCTCAGGTCCATAATGAAGAAATTATCAATTTTATTCAGTCTAAACATCAAGAAACTGACTACATCGTGAGTAATTGTGCAGGAGCTCAATTAATAGGGAAATCGGGAATAGCACAAGGCACTAAAATCGTTACTTGGATAGGAGGCGGCGAGCAATTACAAAAAGATTATCCCGACTTAAAAGTACAAAATGATAGTCTTATTACATTTGTAAGAGACGGTAAATTTCTTTCTTCTAACGGTAATTTAGCAAGCTACATTTCTTCATTAGAATTGGTTGAAATTATGACTAGTAAAGAACACAGAGCATTTGTTGAAAGTTACCTTTATTTAGATCGTTTGCAAGAGTGGAATAACTAACCTAGCTCCTATTTATGATTCTACATAACTTTTAATCTCCTATAAGCTAATGCTTTCAGTTTATATTTTCGCTTGATTTTTACTCAAAAGTAAAAATTTACGATTCAGATTTCATTTTTGACAACTCAGAGATTTAAAATTGAATTATTTAGAAAGTGTTTTGATATTTATATCAAAAATTAGGAAATGCCACAAGATATAATTGGATGGTTTCATACTATCGCAGCAATAATTGCACTTATCACGGGAAGTCTAATACTGTCCTATGCAAAAGGAACTGAAACTCATAAATTCATCGGTAGAGTTTATGGGGTTTCCATGCTGGTAGTTTGTGCAACTTCATTCATGATATACAGAGTTCACAATACATTTGGGGTTTTGCACGTATTTGCAATTATCAGTACCATTACCTTGCTATTAGAAATGCTACCGCTGTATTCTAGACTTTATAAAAAACCTGTTTTGACTCATCTGGCATGGATGTATTGGTCGGTTATCGGCTTGTACTGTGCATTTGCTGCCGAGGTTTTTACAAGATTACCCACCATTCTAGAAATAAAAAATTCTTACGGAATATTTTATGCATTAGTAGGGATTTCAGCAGGTATAGTAGGTTTTGTAGGAAGTTATTTTTTTAAGAAAAGAAAAAGGATTTGGGAGCAGCGATTTGGTTAGCAAAAAATTAAAAACAACTCGCTCTGTTTTATCTAAGAAATTATTTGAATCCCGCTTTCGCGAAAGCGGAATTTTACCACCTAAGAAAAAGCTTAACAATATCATTCACTTATCTTTGTTCAACGATCAGTCAGGAAAACGGATTGAATAATTAACAATGACTAGTAAAAAAAGTAGCTATGGAATGGATTTATGATATGAAAGACCCAATATGGGAAACTCTTTTAGGAAGTCTCTTGGTTTTTATCGTTATTATCATTTTAACAAGGATAGTAGGGTTGAGATCGTTTGCTAAGTTTACGGCTTACGATTTTGCATTTACTGTTGCTATAGGAAGTATTATATCTTCTACGCTCACATCTTCTACCACTATCGTACATGGAAGCGTTGCAATTGCAAGTCTGTTGTTCTTGACATACTTATTCTCTTACCTTCAGAGAAAATTCCCTGCATTGAGTACGGCAATATCTAATAAACCGCTATTGTTAATGGACAAGGATCAAATACTTGAGAAAAACTTAAAACACGGTAGAATTGAGAAAACACAGTTAATCGCCAAATTAAGAGAAGCAAACGTGTTAGACTTTAACCAAGTAGAAGCGGTAGTTTTAGAATCTACAGGAGCAATCTCAGTCCTTCACAAAACAGATGGCGATACTTCATTGCACAAAGATTTATTAGAAGGTGTAAGAAGAGAACCATAATTTATCGGGCTATTTTCAATGGAATTATGTTAACTTGTCTGTTCAAAAACAAGCGATTAACCCATCAATTTGAGATCATCTCGTTATGCAAAACAGAACAAAACACTTACAACTTCCTTTTAAATTTGATAAAGAAAAACTGGAACAAGATCTAGATCGTGTTCTCAACGAGAAATGGGTTCCTCATTTTAATACTAATAACTATAGTGGAGAATGGAATGTGATCTCGTTATTTGCAAAAGGTGGTGATGCCACTAATATTTTTGCCTTACAAGACGCTGATGCATCTATAACAACAACTGAAGTTTTAAAGCAGTGTTCTTATTTGAAATCGGTAATAGATTCTTTTAAGTGTCCTATTCTAACGGCTCGCATTTTAAGATTAGGAGCAGGCGCAGAAATTAAACCACATCGAGATCATGAGTTGGGTTATGAAGATGGGAATTTCCGTTTGCATATTCCTATAACAACAAATCCAGATGTAGAATTTATACTGGACGGTGATAGATTAATCATGCTGCCAGGAGAATGCTGGTATACAAATGTGAATTATGTTCATTCTGTCAAGAATTCTGGAGATCAAGACAGAATTCATCTAGTTATAGATGCTGGTAGAAATGAATGGTCTGACCAATTATTTTTTTCATTAGCGCCTAAAGATAGTTTTGATCCTCTACCAGAAAAAGAAGCGTCACCAGAAACTATTCAAAGAATGATTGAAGAATTGAAAAATCAAAACACTCCAGCGGCAATACAAATGATTAAAGAATTAAGTAAAAAACAAGTCACTTCTAGCAAATAATGATATAGAATGGGATATTTGAATTAAATTTTTTAATCTAGAATACTTACAACACAGTTTCTATATGAATAATGCAGGAATTATAGTAGCTACACTTGTAATCACAATTGGAATTGTAGTTATCTTTTTTTACTATCTTTCACAAAGGAAAAAAAGAAACCTAAAAACTATAGCGGCAGACTGGAAAGCCTTTCAAAATGCTATTACCCACCAACGGATTCAAGCTATCGAAAGGCTAGGCACTCAACTTGTCTATAACGAACATATCACCGTTAAACAGATGAAAGAAATGTCTAGAGTTATAAATACTCTTGAAAATGAACATAAAGAACTAACTGAGTTAAAATGGATTATTTACAACAAGCGTAAGGACTGGAGTAAGCAATATCCACGGCATTTTGATGGACCGATGATGTAAAATCAACTTTAATTTAATAGGTTGTATAT is drawn from Nonlabens dokdonensis DSW-6 and contains these coding sequences:
- a CDS encoding peroxiredoxin family protein, producing MKKLILIKLILSTVILSGQNTTEIRGFIKNIDIDTLIIAKAFQDFRYNGIEIPVQKEELFKYVLKHKYIEEYSIVYKSDLKKGAWRPIIFYPNSKTIEFEIYPTSEYHKNKIIGDDLGERKIKYQLQFGQKFSNIGNEIYGRIFQLKKGTDSYNEAKSRLDSLNREAILFQHNYFLNDESILGLNEYVYLLKNANQMMISPEILKEYQGFYLKKEYDHPLIERAINLYANLSDEIEVGKLFVDVTLIDQESNSTKLSELLKEDKFIILDLWSPWCGPCIRKSKLLKQNYSIIKRNAKIIGVIGGINEIEKAENAINRLDYPWKNFIEVSDKNQIWEKYGIANSGGAQFLINNEGKILAINPKLEQLLKIINEK
- a CDS encoding DUF6122 family protein, with product MQTFIHYFLHLGFPFFIAFVFFKKDWKNVYLILLATMLVDLDHVVADPIFEANRCSINFHPLHTYYAMIFYVGLLFFRKPFKIIGIGLLFHMLTDFIDCMMMYANCKECLKDSSAIELLKTVSNLLGI
- a CDS encoding TlpA disulfide reductase family protein produces the protein MKKLLLGIIVLLLISCNENPAHEFSLNGKTKGLKNGTVLYLDVENKTIDSTQIENNTFKFNTVISESPLQVVLRTKDFSQYRFLWIENKPMTFDALNTDFKYAVVTGSKEEELVQKLRDETKELTRPERLNKNIQFIEDNPNSIHSAYILSVYATTWGKEKTKELFDHFSPENKSTEYGEGIATFIELNKNPDIGEKYVDFEMNDITGKSRRLSEFEGKLVLLEFWSSSCGPCRKENPNLVQTYEEYQDKGFEVFAVSEDTDKTRWQKAIEEDKLPWTQVSDLNRKNKASMIYGINAIPDNFLIDKNGVIIDRNLRGEELNKKLKELLN
- a CDS encoding serine hydrolase domain-containing protein, which translates into the protein MIKNKKAKWIVRILLLLGTAVSLYFVPWLLVKAWILPLPDTVQGQLDEAIGHGFDGMIVYVDQEGKEPVSYAAGWKNKEKQIPANPHSLFKIASISKLYDAVAVTKLVGDGRLSLDKTIADYLPELKGRIENANQITLRLLIQHKSGIPNFTDAPRFWEAPTGSYEESLALILDQPANFAPGEDYEYCNTNYLLLNKIMDNELGYENFQFIEEEILSPLQLNNTFSSVAAVNVDDVMSGYHVGYPHDLKANDYGMHATAEDVGTFLRALNEGTIFENDERNIYPYEYEHSGWVPGYQSFANYDEELDAVIVQFYSTTDPDLYNWNLSEIINNRIAKILKEQ
- a CDS encoding DJ-1/PfpI family protein; amino-acid sequence: MKKFGIVVLFISVSLWSCNTNKSKIDVEYSDKTTTKAVNDSQSYQHKAIEANLPTIGLLMYDGVLQSEVIAASDVFAKASEDGEHLFNVITIAENMEPVITEEGMRFLPDYTFENCPHLTALFVPSAYDMYAQVHNEEIINFIQSKHQETDYIVSNCAGAQLIGKSGIAQGTKIVTWIGGGEQLQKDYPDLKVQNDSLITFVRDGKFLSSNGNLASYISSLELVEIMTSKEHRAFVESYLYLDRLQEWNN
- a CDS encoding DUF2306 domain-containing protein, giving the protein MPQDIIGWFHTIAAIIALITGSLILSYAKGTETHKFIGRVYGVSMLVVCATSFMIYRVHNTFGVLHVFAIISTITLLLEMLPLYSRLYKKPVLTHLAWMYWSVIGLYCAFAAEVFTRLPTILEIKNSYGIFYALVGISAGIVGFVGSYFFKKRKRIWEQRFG
- a CDS encoding DUF421 domain-containing protein, with protein sequence MEWIYDMKDPIWETLLGSLLVFIVIIILTRIVGLRSFAKFTAYDFAFTVAIGSIISSTLTSSTTIVHGSVAIASLLFLTYLFSYLQRKFPALSTAISNKPLLLMDKDQILEKNLKHGRIEKTQLIAKLREANVLDFNQVEAVVLESTGAISVLHKTDGDTSLHKDLLEGVRREP
- a CDS encoding aspartyl/asparaginyl beta-hydroxylase domain-containing protein; this translates as MQNRTKHLQLPFKFDKEKLEQDLDRVLNEKWVPHFNTNNYSGEWNVISLFAKGGDATNIFALQDADASITTTEVLKQCSYLKSVIDSFKCPILTARILRLGAGAEIKPHRDHELGYEDGNFRLHIPITTNPDVEFILDGDRLIMLPGECWYTNVNYVHSVKNSGDQDRIHLVIDAGRNEWSDQLFFSLAPKDSFDPLPEKEASPETIQRMIEELKNQNTPAAIQMIKELSKKQVTSSK